In the Flagellimonas sp. HMM57 genome, one interval contains:
- a CDS encoding diphthine--ammonia ligase produces the protein MPKKTKTYFNWSSGKDSALAFYYLQRKNNVEIDLLLTTLNKHHNRVSMHGLHREVLEAQAKAIGTPLDILEVPENPSMDEYNALMKNKVLDLKSRGYTQTVFGDIFLDDLKQYREDMLQPLGIEPIFPIWKKDTKALIHEFIELGFKAVIVCINNSKLNASFLGKELSVELVEKFPEDIDPCGENGEFHTFCFDGPIFQTPVPFEIGEKVFRDYDNPSDIKNSITFGFCDIKLKN, from the coding sequence ATGCCAAAAAAAACAAAAACCTATTTCAATTGGAGTTCTGGAAAAGACTCAGCTTTGGCGTTTTATTACCTACAACGGAAAAATAACGTAGAAATCGACCTTTTGTTAACGACCTTGAATAAACATCATAACAGAGTGTCCATGCATGGTCTGCACAGGGAGGTTCTAGAAGCACAGGCCAAAGCTATAGGAACACCTTTGGATATCCTCGAAGTTCCTGAGAACCCAAGTATGGATGAGTACAATGCCCTAATGAAAAACAAAGTCCTGGATTTAAAATCCAGAGGATACACACAAACTGTTTTTGGTGATATTTTTTTAGACGATTTAAAGCAATATCGTGAAGATATGCTCCAACCTCTTGGCATTGAACCCATTTTTCCCATTTGGAAGAAAGATACCAAAGCCTTGATTCATGAATTTATTGAATTAGGATTCAAAGCGGTGATTGTATGTATCAACAATTCCAAATTGAATGCATCCTTTCTCGGAAAGGAACTGTCTGTGGAACTCGTTGAAAAATTTCCAGAGGATATTGACCCTTGTGGGGAAAATGGGGAATTTCATACTTTTTGTTTTGATGGGCCCATTTTTCAAACCCCTGTTCCTTTTGAAATTGGAGAGAAGGTCTTTAGGGATTACGATAATCCTTCGGATATAAAGAATAGCATTACGTTTGGGTTTTGCGATATCAAGCTAAAAAATTGA
- a CDS encoding helix-turn-helix domain-containing protein: MQQPELGLKIVELRKQKGFTQEELVDRCNINVRTLQRIESGEVSPRSYTIKTILSALDYDFETLHQTDNENAVNRIITVPPKEAKSIHNLLTVSLIAGILFLIVAVFEGIADYIRFEDGELIYGTWGHVAMKILVLVFNTLFIYGFLISGKLLKSYLMKIASVLFIFILFLFYIYDIISVFHDTFGFEIVILAESISFGAIGILFGIAILKVGKQLRTIAFAAGGMEVLMSLCLLTVFLAPLALFLFFPTVIVEVVLLYKIITLVREQM, encoded by the coding sequence ATGCAACAGCCAGAGTTAGGATTGAAGATTGTAGAACTAAGAAAACAAAAGGGATTCACCCAAGAAGAATTGGTTGATAGGTGCAACATCAATGTAAGAACCTTACAACGAATCGAAAGTGGAGAAGTGTCCCCAAGAAGCTATACGATAAAAACAATTTTATCAGCCTTGGATTACGACTTTGAGACCCTACATCAAACAGATAATGAAAATGCTGTTAATAGAATAATTACAGTACCTCCAAAGGAAGCGAAATCCATCCATAACTTATTGACCGTTTCATTGATAGCTGGAATTTTATTTTTAATTGTAGCGGTATTCGAAGGAATCGCAGATTACATTCGGTTTGAGGATGGAGAATTAATTTACGGCACATGGGGACACGTTGCAATGAAAATTTTGGTGCTTGTTTTTAATACCCTGTTTATCTATGGTTTTTTGATATCCGGAAAACTACTGAAAAGCTATTTAATGAAAATTGCTTCAGTATTATTTATTTTTATACTCTTCCTTTTCTATATCTATGATATTATTTCAGTTTTTCACGATACCTTCGGTTTTGAAATTGTAATACTGGCGGAATCGATTTCTTTTGGTGCTATAGGAATTCTATTCGGGATAGCTATTTTGAAAGTTGGAAAGCAATTAAGAACTATAGCTTTTGCAGCTGGTGGCATGGAAGTATTGATGTCCCTTTGTCTATTAACAGTTTTTTTGGCTCCATTGGCCTTGTTTTTATTTTTTCCCACGGTTATCGTTGAGGTGGTTTTGCTCTACAAAATAATAACCTTAGTAAGGGAACAAATGTGA
- a CDS encoding serine hydrolase codes for MKKAFQATVILLFVFSAHFGICQDFYFPERNEAWQSAEKNQFSFDESKLKAAVDFAKQNEYSGSKDLRQAILKGFQREPFHEILGPTKKRGGPAGMILKNGYLLTSWGDTKRVDMTFSVTKSFLSTMAGLAVDKGLIANVDDKVEDYIWDGTFDGKHNSKITWEHLLQQNSDWSGELWGLKDWADRPPKEGDLDDWKFRKLNEPGTVMEYNDVRVNVLSYSLTHVWRKPMPTVLKENFMDKINASTTWRWYGYDHAWTEIDGIQMKSVTGGGHSGAGLFISTEDMARFGLVFLNNGKWEDEQLISEDWIAKAVAPSVPNTNYGYMWWLNKKGSRHWEGVPEHIFYAAGFGGNFIVIDQKTGLMLVTRWLEPNKIGEFVKLVYDAFK; via the coding sequence ATGAAAAAGGCCTTCCAAGCAACAGTAATACTTCTTTTTGTTTTTTCAGCCCATTTTGGAATTTGTCAAGATTTTTATTTTCCAGAACGTAATGAAGCATGGCAATCCGCTGAAAAGAATCAATTTTCTTTTGATGAAAGCAAGTTGAAGGCAGCAGTAGATTTTGCAAAGCAGAACGAATACTCTGGTTCTAAGGATTTACGCCAAGCCATTTTAAAAGGCTTTCAACGCGAACCGTTTCATGAGATTTTAGGACCTACCAAGAAACGTGGTGGGCCTGCAGGAATGATTTTAAAAAACGGGTATCTCCTTACATCATGGGGAGATACCAAGCGAGTGGACATGACCTTTAGCGTGACCAAAAGTTTTCTTTCCACAATGGCTGGATTGGCCGTGGATAAAGGACTAATTGCCAATGTAGATGACAAGGTTGAAGATTACATTTGGGACGGTACTTTTGATGGCAAGCACAATAGTAAAATCACTTGGGAGCACTTGCTCCAACAGAATTCAGATTGGTCGGGCGAACTTTGGGGACTAAAAGACTGGGCAGATAGGCCTCCAAAAGAAGGTGATTTGGACGATTGGAAATTTAGAAAGCTCAACGAACCAGGTACGGTAATGGAATACAATGATGTTCGTGTTAATGTTTTATCCTATTCGCTTACCCACGTTTGGCGCAAGCCCATGCCAACGGTATTGAAAGAAAATTTTATGGATAAGATAAATGCCTCAACAACATGGCGTTGGTATGGCTATGACCATGCCTGGACCGAAATTGATGGGATACAAATGAAATCTGTTACAGGTGGTGGACATTCGGGAGCTGGTCTTTTCATCAGTACCGAAGATATGGCTCGATTTGGTTTGGTATTCCTTAATAATGGTAAATGGGAAGATGAACAATTGATAAGTGAAGATTGGATTGCAAAAGCCGTTGCACCTTCCGTACCAAACACAAATTATGGATACATGTGGTGGTTAAACAAAAAAGGGTCTCGCCATTGGGAAGGAGTTCCAGAACATATTTTTTATGCTGCTGGTTTTGGAGGTAATTTTATTGTGATAGACCAAAAAACGGGATTAATGTTGGTCACCCGATGGTTGGAACCCAACAAAATAGGGGAGTTTGTTAAACTGGTTTATGATGCTTTCAAATAA